The following nucleotide sequence is from Psychroflexus torquis ATCC 700755.
AAAACTTAATGGAAAACCTAATTGAAGATGCAGGAAAATATAGGAAACAAAGTGTTGGAATTGTAAAAGGTGCAAAAATAGAACATGTAGCTCCACCTTTTGGAAATCTTCCTTACTTAATGAAAGACCTTTTTAAATACTTAAAAAAGTCAGACGAAATTGAGTTAATTAAAAGTTGCGTTTTCCATTATGAAATGGAGTTTATACATCCTTTTTTAGATGGAAATGGAAGAATTGGAAGATTATGGCAAACTCTAATTTTAATGGAAAAATATCCAATCTTTGAGTTTTTACCTTTCGAGACTTTAATTAGTAACGACCAAGAAAAATATTATAAAGCTTTAGCAGAAAGTGATAAGTCTGGAAAATCAACAAAGTTTATTGAATATATGTTAGGAGTAATTGATATGTCAATAAGTGAATTATTGAATTTTAATAATCGGACGTTAAATGAAAAAGACAGATTAGAATATTTTGTTTCTTTAAATAAAATCAAATTTACGAGAAAAGACTATATGGTTATTTTTAAAGATATTTCTTCAGCAACTGCAAGTAGAGATTTGAAAAAAGGAACAGAGTTAAAAGTATTCGAGAAAATTGGGGAACTAAATAAAACGATTTATAAACTAATAACTACTTACACTAACTAAGAATATGAGATGCCGATAGACCAACATTTCGAGAGTCTCACCAGAGTTCGCTATATGATTTGTTGACTGATCTGCCGTCTTTGATAAGGGGGAATTCGATAAGTTGGCAAGAATCTTACAAGGAAAAGGTTTTTTTAGAGTGCTTCGCATCCTTTTTTTTCAAATTGGTGTAAGCAAATTGCACAAGAGCTATCTCTAATTATGAGAGGTGAAGGCTTATGATGTATTCAGAATTACAATCTAAACTCTAGTAATGCATAAAAGGTTCTTGGCTGGCTGGGTATAATCCCTGGCCCTGGATAGCCTGTGGCGCGTCTTGTAAAATAACTATTATTCAGGACATTATTAACACCCGTCTCTAGTGTAAATTGATTGTACGTATACTGAAAAGAAGCATCTAGAATTCCATAAGCAGGAATTTCTCCTACAATACCGCTTGGGAGTGTAAAATCTCTTTCGGCATTTGAAGCATCTGTAAACTGAGAACTTAAGTAGGTATATTGAATACTTCCTAAAAAGTTTTTATACCCAAAGCTCATTCCTGTCTTGAAATTTACAAGAGGAATAAATTCTACCTTGTTGCCAGTTACATTATTAAAATCTGACCTTATATATTCACTTTCAGTTATCGACAAATTAGAAAATAAATTAAACTTGTAATCTTCTTTTTTGAAAAAGGTTTCGTTGATGTTCCAATCCACAAAAGACTCTATTCCATAACTTACTGCATCTCCTATATTACTTCTAAATAGATCTAATCCCTGGCCCACTACCCCTAAACGATCAGTATAGCTCAATAAAAAAGCACCAATATCATAACGCACTAAGCGTCTAAAAGTTCCTCTTGTACCTATGTCAAAGGTGTATCCATTTTCATCTCTAATGTTTTCATCAATGATTAGGGAAGGATTGTCAACTCTAATATCATCAAAAGTTACTGAACGATAATTTTGACTCACATTTCCGTAAAACTCCATGCTTCTTGACGCATCATAGCTAATGCCTAGCCCAAGCAATAAAAAATTACGCTCAAAATTCCTGTTTTCCTCTATGGTTTCATTTAGAATGGGGTTGCCTGCGTTATCCAGATTGATGTTTTTATAAAACCCCTCCGCGTTGGTGTTAATATATTCGAAACGGGCTCCTGGTGTTACTTTAAATCCTTCTGCAATATTGAAAATTTGCTCCCCAAACAAGGCGATATTGGTATTGGGGAATGTGAATTGATTTTGACGTTCATAATCTGGAAATTCATCTAAGGCAAAGTTAAAGTCGGCATCACTATTAGTTGTTCCAGGGCCTTGTTGAGACACGTTATTAGACTGATAAAATTTTGCTCCCAGAAGTGCTGTTGTTTGCATATCAAACAAACTATATTCCGTTAAAAATCTACCCTCAGCTCCCCAGTTTTTAAAAGCACCTACAATAAGCTCCCTAGGCGCTTCTAGGTCATCTACTTGCGAGACTCTGTTTTCTCTAAAACCAACCGATTCCCTAGAAGCGTCTAAAGCAAAAATATTTAGGCTAGCTCTAGTTTTTGTTGAAAAATCATGGGTGAGTTTTAAGGCATACAATTTCCAGTCTACCTCAAACCAATTACGTGTTCTGTTGCTAAAGCTAGGATCTTCTTCAAATTGAGCGTCGGTTAAACCTCCGGGTTGTTGGGCCAAATAATTTAAAGAGGAAAACTCAAACACCGCTTTGGTTTTTTCTGAAAATTGATACCCCAGGTGTGCAAAACCTGTAAAGGATTCAAATTGAGAATTAGGTCTGAAGTCATTTCCATTTTTATAATTACCGAAGGCATAATAGCTAAATTTACCTACTGTGCCACTCACGCTATTAAAGCTTGTAAACAAATCATAACTCCCCACAGACTGCCTAGAAATCCATTCTATTTTTTTGTTGGGATTGGGTTGTTTTAATTTAAAATTAATAAGCCCGCCAAATTGCGTACCGTATTGTAATGAAGCGGCACCTCTCACTATTTGGATTTCTTCAAGTGCCTCAGCAGGTGGTGTATAATAACTCTCTGGATAGCCTAGCACATCTGCGCTAATATCATAGCCGTTTTGACGGGTATTAAAATTAGCTGTCCTATTCGGGTTCAAGCCACGTGCGCCAATATTTAGTTGTAGCCCTGCATCATTATTTTCATAAATATTAAGCCCCATTACCTGTGCATAAATTTGGCGTGCGTTTCCGCTAGCAAGATTTACGGTAAGGTTATCCACCACGACGACTTCACTTTTTTTACCCGCATAAATGGCAGTACCTTCTACATCTCTCAATTGTTTTAAAGCAAAAATCCTTTCTTTTCTCTTAGTAATAACGACTTCGCTTAAAGACTCGCCCAAAGGTTGTAATTCAAAATTAAGTCTTGTATTGGTATCAATTTCTTTTGATACTTCAAAAACATCAAAGGCAAAGGCAAATGCCGCAATAGTGTAGGTGCCCGCAGGAAGATTTTGAAAAATATATTCGCCGTTTTCATTTGTCTTTACTGAAGTAGATAAAGTTATATTATATACCTCGGCATTGGCAATAGGTAATTGGTCTATGGCTGAATCTATGGTGCCTGAAATGCTGTATTGGCCAAAAGCGTGAAAATTTAGAACTAATAAAAAAATACTGATTAATATTCTCAATTGCATAAAGTTTTATTGTGATGATTTTGACTCTTGTAGCTAGATGGCTTCATTTTTAGAAATGTTCTAAAAACTCGACTATAGTCCTTCTATTTTATCATTAAATGGCAAAAGCCAATCTTTTGGTGCAAAACTATTTTTTACTTGCATTAAATCTATCTTGGGATCAATATAGGGTTGACTCAATCTACCATTCAGCGCGACATAACTTTCTACAAATACCGCTATGTTTTTATGACCTTGTGATCCAAAATGGGTTCCTAAAAAGTGAGCGTATTCTAAAATAAAATCGGGTTGGGTACTCATTTGTTTTTCTTGGAAAGGGGTTAAAAAGTCCCTATTGTCTATGGCAAATTGTTTTCCAGATTGGGTGTCTTTTACCGTAAATTGAGCATAACCTGCTTTTTCCATCAACATGACTCGCCATGAAAACCGATAGCCTTCTTCAGTCCAAAATAGCTCGCCAGGATAAGCAAGATAACGCCATGGTACAAGGGCTTGGATGCATAAAAAAACAGCTATAGTGATAGGGGCGATTCTTGAAATTGATTTTTTTGTTGAAAAAGAAGCTAACGCATCTATTTTTTCTTTTGAAATTTTAAACAACCTACTTATAAAAGCAAGTATTTTATGATGTACGGACGCATCAAAAAAGATGAGCGCGCTCACAATCATGACGTAAGGGAAAATACCGATAGGAAACAGCACTCTGGTTAACACATGAAAGACAACCACTACAGCAAAAGCAAACCAGCGGGTGCGTTTATAGAATAACAAAAAAGGGATGAGTAAATCGTAGCCTGCACCTCCATAACTAAACGCGTAATGCACCCATTCCTGTTGCATTAAATCCCCTAAGAGGGGAATATCATATTTTGAAGGTAACCATATTTTGAGAGGCATAGCTTCTACTAACCAATCGCTATTGAGTTTTGCTAAGCCCGCAAAAAAATAAACAACCGTAAGCATTACCTTTAGACTATCTATAGTCCATTGAGGAACAGTAAATGAAGCTAGTGACCTATTGCGATAAGCATCAACAGAAAAATAACGATGAGCTGGAAGAAAAATCATCATAAAACTCACACAACTCACAAAGTAATAATGATTGAGGTAAGTGGTTTTATCCATCAGTTCTATATAGGTAAAACTCAAGAAGAAAAGGATAACAGCTATTCTATATTTAAAGCCTAAGGCTACACATAAAGCTGAAATACCACAGACGGCGAATAGTCCATAGGTATAGATTCCCAAGGGTTGTATCCACTCAAAACCATAATAACTAAAAGAAAAGGAAGGCTGAAGGTATAACTTATCAATCCATCCATAGGACCAAAAGCGTATGACACTAAAGAGCATCATCACTCCAAAGAAAACGCGAAAGACCGCCAAAGGGGCGGCCTCTACTTGCTGCTTATAATATGTTGTGAACGTGTTGTTCATTAGTCGCCGTCAGCGTCTACATAGTCCACATCAATGCTTAATGCTTGTAACATATCAACTTTGATAAAAACGACGTTGCGTTGCAATTCATTATAGGTTTCTAACATTTTATTGTTATCATTTTCAATTTGGATAGTAAAATTGTCATTTAAGGTTTTAGCCTTTTCCTCAGCAATATTAAATTGTTGATTGATCAAAACACTTAAATCGTCCCCTTCTTTAATGGTGTTTAAAAAATCTAAATAATCCTTAAAACCAATTCCTGCGGTAGTCCCATCAAAATGCTCTCCATTAAAAAAGTTTTGTGTGGTTTCTATAGAAGCCAACAAAAGCTCTTTGGAAATATCACCTTTATAAAGTGCCTCTACATTTTGTGGTAAAGGATCGTTAGAAAAAATACCTGCTGGAATACCTACCTTTCCTGCACGAAGGGATTTTTCGTAATAGTAAATAAAATCATTAGTCAATTTATCTACAGACCCATTGGCTGAAGAAGCTATATTTGCAACAAACGAATCTCTAAATGGACCTGTCCAACTTGTAATTACTTCTTCTGTTAGTGAGTGAATCGTTTGTGAAACACTACTTAATAGAGTTTTATAAGAGTCAGCATTGGTATGAGTTGTGAAAAAACCTAGAGTTTCTTCATTGGTCTCACCCAAACCATACAAGAGGTAATCTAAAGCGGGGAATCCTTGTGCATCAAACGAAGATGGAAGTGCAAAATTGATGTTTCCATTTTCTATATAATCATCAATTTTTGAGACATTGGTAGGATAGGCATTTAGCCTAATTCTATAATTAATTTCCTCAGCTTTGCCTATTTCAAATAGCGACACCTCTTGAAAACTTATATAGGCATTAAACCAACTGGATTGTAAGGATTCTAAATTAACAGTAGTTGGATCATCTACAAAGGTCTGCGTTGCTACTTCAAGAGCACTTGTTTTAGTCCCAAAATCAGTAAAAGAAGGAATAATGATGTTATCCGCCCAATTAGTTAACATTACGCCACGATCAAAAGTAGGATTTGATCCTTCATCTGGAGTTACAGTATCATCGTCAGAACAGGAGTACGTTGCTAATGCACCTAAAGTTAATAAGGTTACTATAATATATTTTTTCATTTTCATTTTCATTTTTTTTTGGTAAGCGAATTAATCATTATTTGCCTCTTCTACAGTGAAATCGAACCTTGCAGCTATTGTATTAGAAAGCTCGTCCAAAGTTGCAAAAGAGATATCCCACAAGCCATTATCAGAACTTTCAAGCATTGTTGTTAAATACCCATCAACTTCTTCGCTTGAAAAATTAGGCGCGTTTGTGTCTGGATTTCTAGTAAAACGCAAGCTGTAAATAAACCCATAGCCTTCAGATAGATCGTGAAGCGCTGCTCCTAAATTGCCATTGTCGAATTGAACTTT
It contains:
- a CDS encoding Fic family protein encodes the protein MKPPYEITSSILKLITSISEKIGEVNANLLNKPSPKLRKQNRIKTIHSSLRIEGNTLTVEQITALIENKRVIGPKKDVVEVLNTIKIYENLDTYKPFNEKSFLKAHKNLMENLIEDAGKYRKQSVGIVKGAKIEHVAPPFGNLPYLMKDLFKYLKKSDEIELIKSCVFHYEMEFIHPFLDGNGRIGRLWQTLILMEKYPIFEFLPFETLISNDQEKYYKALAESDKSGKSTKFIEYMLGVIDMSISELLNFNNRTLNEKDRLEYFVSLNKIKFTRKDYMVIFKDISSATASRDLKKGTELKVFEKIGELNKTIYKLITTYTN
- a CDS encoding carboxypeptidase regulatory-like domain-containing protein codes for the protein MQLRILISIFLLVLNFHAFGQYSISGTIDSAIDQLPIANAEVYNITLSTSVKTNENGEYIFQNLPAGTYTIAAFAFAFDVFEVSKEIDTNTRLNFELQPLGESLSEVVITKRKERIFALKQLRDVEGTAIYAGKKSEVVVVDNLTVNLASGNARQIYAQVMGLNIYENNDAGLQLNIGARGLNPNRTANFNTRQNGYDISADVLGYPESYYTPPAEALEEIQIVRGAASLQYGTQFGGLINFKLKQPNPNKKIEWISRQSVGSYDLFTSFNSVSGTVGKFSYYAFGNYKNGNDFRPNSQFESFTGFAHLGYQFSEKTKAVFEFSSLNYLAQQPGGLTDAQFEEDPSFSNRTRNWFEVDWKLYALKLTHDFSTKTRASLNIFALDASRESVGFRENRVSQVDDLEAPRELIVGAFKNWGAEGRFLTEYSLFDMQTTALLGAKFYQSNNVSQQGPGTTNSDADFNFALDEFPDYERQNQFTFPNTNIALFGEQIFNIAEGFKVTPGARFEYINTNAEGFYKNINLDNAGNPILNETIEENRNFERNFLLLGLGISYDASRSMEFYGNVSQNYRSVTFDDIRVDNPSLIIDENIRDENGYTFDIGTRGTFRRLVRYDIGAFLLSYTDRLGVVGQGLDLFRSNIGDAVSYGIESFVDWNINETFFKKEDYKFNLFSNLSITESEYIRSDFNNVTGNKVEFIPLVNFKTGMSFGYKNFLGSIQYTYLSSQFTDASNAERDFTLPSGIVGEIPAYGILDASFQYTYNQFTLETGVNNVLNNSYFTRRATGYPGPGIIPSQPRTFYALLEFRL
- a CDS encoding HTTM domain-containing protein gives rise to the protein MNNTFTTYYKQQVEAAPLAVFRVFFGVMMLFSVIRFWSYGWIDKLYLQPSFSFSYYGFEWIQPLGIYTYGLFAVCGISALCVALGFKYRIAVILFFLSFTYIELMDKTTYLNHYYFVSCVSFMMIFLPAHRYFSVDAYRNRSLASFTVPQWTIDSLKVMLTVVYFFAGLAKLNSDWLVEAMPLKIWLPSKYDIPLLGDLMQQEWVHYAFSYGGAGYDLLIPFLLFYKRTRWFAFAVVVVFHVLTRVLFPIGIFPYVMIVSALIFFDASVHHKILAFISRLFKISKEKIDALASFSTKKSISRIAPITIAVFLCIQALVPWRYLAYPGELFWTEEGYRFSWRVMLMEKAGYAQFTVKDTQSGKQFAIDNRDFLTPFQEKQMSTQPDFILEYAHFLGTHFGSQGHKNIAVFVESYVALNGRLSQPYIDPKIDLMQVKNSFAPKDWLLPFNDKIEGL
- a CDS encoding imelysin family protein, translating into MKMKKYIIVTLLTLGALATYSCSDDDTVTPDEGSNPTFDRGVMLTNWADNIIIPSFTDFGTKTSALEVATQTFVDDPTTVNLESLQSSWFNAYISFQEVSLFEIGKAEEINYRIRLNAYPTNVSKIDDYIENGNINFALPSSFDAQGFPALDYLLYGLGETNEETLGFFTTHTNADSYKTLLSSVSQTIHSLTEEVITSWTGPFRDSFVANIASSANGSVDKLTNDFIYYYEKSLRAGKVGIPAGIFSNDPLPQNVEALYKGDISKELLLASIETTQNFFNGEHFDGTTAGIGFKDYLDFLNTIKEGDDLSVLINQQFNIAEEKAKTLNDNFTIQIENDNNKMLETYNELQRNVVFIKVDMLQALSIDVDYVDADGD